One Cyclopterus lumpus isolate fCycLum1 chromosome 7, fCycLum1.pri, whole genome shotgun sequence DNA window includes the following coding sequences:
- the si:ch211-220i18.4 gene encoding SRSF protein kinase 3: protein MQRSPTYQAAQQNHASSNNLKALGRHEQLDPKDSQDSEDPGEYCYGGYHPVQIGDTFNRRYQVLSKLGWGYYATVWLCLDLRLGRRVAVKVLKSGAGFTQAGQDELALLRCASGPTSRHPSSRRIVQLLDEFKLAGVNGVHMCLVLELLGPDLRSWQLCFGSPGLTRPSVKQILTQVLQGLDYLHTRCKIIHTDIKPENILLCLEEQSHKVPAGDISSSSVLTGKEAKTTEKEQVKPHSLKEIKVKIADLGSSCWVYKHFSEEIQTRQYRSLEVLLGSEYGPPADIWSVACMTFELVTGDSLFEPKASESISLEEDHIAQILELLGQIPPAVALSGKYSAEYFNRRGDLHRFGPLRLWSLFDVLVEKYHLLLEEATGFSDFLLRMLDYHPKRRATAAQCLHHPWLTS, encoded by the exons ATGCAGAGGAGTCCCACGTACCAAGCTGCTCAGCAGAATCACGC gtCGTCCAATAACCTTAAGGCCCTAGGACGCCACGAGCAGCTGGATCCAAAGGACAGCCAAGACTCTGAGGACCCAGGAGAATACTGTTATG GTGGGTACCACCCTGTCCAGATAGGCGACACCTTCAACAGAAGATACCAGGTGCTTTCCAAGCTCGGCTGGGGCTATTACGCCACTGTGTGGCTGTGTCTGGACCTCAG GCTCGGTAGGCGCGTTGCTGTGAAGGTGCTGAAGAGCGGAGCTGGCTTCACCCAGGCAGGACAGGACGAACTCGCCCTCCTACGATGC GCTAGCGGTCCTACGAGCAGGCATCCCTCCAGTCGAAGGATCGTTCAGCTGCTGGATGAGTTCAAGCTGGCCGGAGTCAACGGGGTCC ACATGTGCCTGGTCCTGGAGCTACTGGGGCCCGACCTGAGAAGCTGGCAGCTGTGTTTTGGGAGTCCCGGACTGACGCGGCCTTCAGTCAAACAAATACTCACTCAG GTTCTTCAGGGCCTAGACTACCTCCACACTCGTTGTAAAATCATCCACACGGACATCAAGCCAGAGAACATCCTGCTATGTCTGGAGGAGCAGTCTCACAAAGTACCAGCAGGGGACATCAGCTCCTCCTCTGTACTGACTGGGAAAGAGGCCAAGACAACAG AGAAAGAGCAGGTGAAGCCGCACAgtttaaaggaaattaaagtgAAGATTGCTGACCTGGGCAGCTCCTGCTGGGTG TACAAACATTTCTCTGAGGAGATTCAGACCCGTCAGTATCGCTCACTGGAAGTTTTACTGGGATCTGAGTACGGTCCTCCTGCTGACATCTGGAGTGTCGCCTGCATG ACCTTCGAGTTGGTCACTGGAGACTCCCTGTTTGAGCCCAAAGCTAGTGAGTCCATTTCCCTGGAGGAAG ACCATATAGCCCAAATCCTGGAGCTGCTTGGTCAAATCCCACCAGCTGTTGCTTTGTCGGGTAAATACTCTGCAGAGTACTTCAACCGCAGAG GTGACCTGCATCGCTTCGGCCCGCTGAGGCTCTGGAGCCTCTTCGACGTTCTGGTGGAGAAATACCACTTGCTGTTGGAGGAGGCCACTGGATTCTCAGACTTCCTTCTTCGCATGTTGGACTACCACCCAAAGAGGAGGGCCACCGCTGCACAGTGCCTCCACCACCCTTGGCTGACCTCCTGA